In Paenibacillus hexagrammi, the following are encoded in one genomic region:
- a CDS encoding Fic family protein, whose product MDFTQINRKKAVIDAKRPLPSAAVTTLRERLLVEWTYHSNAIEGNTLTLSETKVVLEGITIGGKSLREHFEVINHVEAIELVEELVGKQVVISEFVIKQLHQLVLKNIRDREAGAYRTTNVFLQGSTHVPPMNSLVPGLMKDLLDWYRQENKLHPIEIAASFHHRFVYIHPFIPVNVYIN is encoded by the coding sequence ATGGATTTTACACAAATTAACCGTAAAAAGGCAGTGATTGATGCCAAGCGACCGTTGCCGTCAGCCGCGGTTACAACTTTAAGAGAGCGACTTCTAGTAGAATGGACTTACCACTCCAATGCAATAGAAGGCAACACGCTTACTTTGTCGGAAACCAAAGTAGTGCTTGAAGGAATCACGATTGGTGGCAAGTCGCTTCGTGAGCACTTTGAAGTCATTAACCACGTTGAGGCAATTGAATTAGTAGAGGAATTAGTAGGCAAGCAGGTTGTGATAAGCGAATTTGTTATTAAGCAGTTGCATCAATTAGTTCTAAAAAACATAAGGGATCGCGAAGCCGGAGCTTATCGAACTACGAATGTCTTTCTGCAAGGAAGTACGCATGTTCCACCGATGAATTCGTTAGTGCCAGGACTTATGAAAGATTTATTGGACTGGTATCGGCAAGAAAATAAGCTGCACCCTATTGAAATAGCTGCCTCCTTTCATCATCGATTTGTCTATATCCATCCTTTTATCCCCGTAAATGTGTACATAAATTAA
- a CDS encoding DUF1796 family putative cysteine peptidase: MNLSELKEQPYDLVASLGQNCDPASYLRVHGLRKFSMPLDWVVSSSLSDVNRLLRNRFSGYMNLSHMRPILGISQYVDESEAPSGQQQLKSYFIKDTQYNIVSVHDFPIVPLKTWRKTYPAYYDKLSMRMGRFLQGIDLAKSVLFVRYFGSYEQTLELESVLSTLTNREFCILLVNPVPNLKDVVEVDWGLRRVCSVQIPSTDNKDAWYKLLGGIRLV; encoded by the coding sequence ATGAACCTGAGCGAACTCAAAGAGCAGCCGTACGATCTCGTTGCCAGCCTGGGACAAAATTGTGACCCGGCCAGCTATCTGCGTGTACACGGGCTGCGTAAATTTTCCATGCCGCTCGATTGGGTCGTGTCTTCTTCCTTAAGTGACGTTAATCGATTACTACGCAACCGGTTTTCCGGTTACATGAATCTCAGCCATATGCGGCCTATTCTCGGCATCTCCCAATATGTCGATGAATCAGAGGCGCCTAGCGGCCAGCAGCAGCTCAAATCGTATTTTATCAAGGATACGCAGTATAACATCGTGTCCGTTCACGACTTTCCCATTGTTCCTCTGAAGACTTGGAGAAAGACGTATCCAGCTTATTACGATAAATTGAGCATGCGTATGGGACGATTTTTGCAGGGAATCGATCTTGCCAAATCTGTTTTGTTTGTCCGATACTTCGGCAGCTATGAACAAACGTTGGAATTGGAATCGGTTCTGAGTACGCTAACGAACAGGGAGTTTTGCATTCTCTTGGTGAATCCGGTGCCGAATTTGAAGGACGTCGTGGAGGTAGATTGGGGACTAAGGCGCGTCTGTTCGGTTCAAATCCCCAGCACGGACAACAAGGATGCTTGGTATAAGCTTTTGGGAGGGATTCGGTTGGTGTAG